The Rhizobium sp. CCGE531 genomic sequence CTTCCGCGCCCCAGATCTGGCAGTCTTTGAAAACAACGGCGCTCCAGAAGCCAACATCCTCTTCCGGCATATGAAGGCCGGCAAGCGTCGGCAGGCGCTCGTTGAAGGAAGCGCGATGGACGGCCGCAGCAGCCGGCATGTCCGTGAGATCGAGTTTACGCAACGAAACCTTGTCAGTCATCATCAAACCTTGAGCCCAAAACCTTGCATCAGCCGTCGTGTTGGAAAATCCGGCGTCCCCGAAGTGAAGACAGCAAAGTCGAAATTGTCGGGATGGACGGCATCGGCTACCTGCGGTATCAGGCTGCGGGCACGCCTTGCGATCGCCTCGGCCGGATCGAGCCAGTCGACCGGCCATGGCGCGAGCCTGCGGAAGATATTGGCCATGAAAGGATAATGCGTGCAGGCCAGCACGACGATATCGGTCTTGCGGCCATCAATCTCGACAAAGCACTGCTCGATCTCCGTCATGATGGCTTCGTCGGCAATCACATCGCCGCGAATATAGGCTTCCGCCAGGCGAGCCAGGTTCTGCGACCCGACAAGCCGGACATGGCATTGGGTGGCGAAGGACTGGATGAGGTCGCGCGTATAGGCGCGCTTGACCGTGCCCGGCGTCGCCAGCACCGAGACGAGACCGGAGCGGGTCCGCTCGGCCGCCGGCTTGATCGCCGGTACGGTGCCGACAAACGTCATCCGTGGGAAGGTCGCGCGCAGGTCGGCGCCGGCAAGCGTGAAAGCCGTGTTGCACGCGATGACGCAGACTTCCGGATCATATTGGGCAAGCAGCTTCGCAAAGAGATCGACGATGCGCTCCTTCAGTGCCTGTTCCTCCCAGCTGCCATAGGGAAAACCGGCATCGTCGGCGATATAGATGAAACCGCGCTCCGGCATCAGCACGCGCGCTTCGCGCAGCACGGTCAAACCACCGATCCCTGAATCGAACACCAGGACCGGCTTCAGCTCATTCGCCGCTGCTGTCATCGTTTGTGGCTTTCTTCGATGGACTGGACGATCTGGGATGCGAGCCGCTGCCGCGAGGAGATTTCCGCGTGAAGCGGTCGAGAGACGAGATGACGCCGCGCAAAACGCTGATTTCCTGTTCGGTAAACGCCCGGCGCGACAGGACGGCGCGGAGATTGTCGACCATTGTTCGCTTTTTTGCGGCAGGATGGAAATAATTGCGGGCATCCAACGCCTCTTCGAGCTGGTCGAAGAGCCCAAAGAGCTGATCCTTCGTCGAAGGCCGCTGCTCGATCGCCTGGAAAGGCACGGCGCCGAGATCTTCCATGCCCGACTTCATCCATTCATAGGACATCAGCAGCACGGCCTGGGCGATGTTCAGGGAAGCGAAAG encodes the following:
- the murI gene encoding glutamate racemase — protein: MTAAANELKPVLVFDSGIGGLTVLREARVLMPERGFIYIADDAGFPYGSWEEQALKERIVDLFAKLLAQYDPEVCVIACNTAFTLAGADLRATFPRMTFVGTVPAIKPAAERTRSGLVSVLATPGTVKRAYTRDLIQSFATQCHVRLVGSQNLARLAEAYIRGDVIADEAIMTEIEQCFVEIDGRKTDIVVLACTHYPFMANIFRRLAPWPVDWLDPAEAIARRARSLIPQVADAVHPDNFDFAVFTSGTPDFPTRRLMQGFGLKV